A window of the Polaribacter sp. HaHaR_3_91 genome harbors these coding sequences:
- a CDS encoding DUF6503 family protein: MKKLTTLLLLFISITSFSQEITGDELLDKAIQFHDPNGNWAAFNGELFVTMEIPEKSPRKSALKINLPKEYFSVKAIRDTITTEYTVDKGVASFTFNGNSKPSEAIKKKFNLNAERANMYKNYYTYLFGLPMKLKDKGTIIDQKITKKTFKGKEYLVLKATYSAEVGKDTWYFYFDPTTYAMEVYQFFKETKDSGEYILLSDLETINGVKMPKTRAWYYNKDNGYLGTDILSSQK, translated from the coding sequence ATGAAAAAACTAACCACACTTTTACTCCTTTTTATTTCAATCACTTCTTTTTCGCAAGAAATTACTGGTGATGAATTGTTAGATAAAGCGATTCAATTTCATGATCCTAATGGAAATTGGGCTGCTTTTAATGGTGAATTATTTGTTACCATGGAAATTCCTGAAAAATCTCCAAGAAAAAGTGCTCTTAAAATTAATTTGCCTAAAGAATATTTTTCTGTAAAAGCAATTAGAGATACAATTACTACGGAATATACTGTAGACAAAGGTGTTGCTAGTTTTACTTTTAATGGTAATAGCAAGCCGTCTGAAGCAATTAAAAAGAAATTTAATTTGAATGCTGAACGCGCAAACATGTATAAAAACTATTATACATATTTGTTCGGTTTACCAATGAAGCTGAAGGATAAAGGCACAATTATTGATCAAAAAATAACAAAGAAAACATTTAAAGGGAAAGAATATTTGGTTTTAAAAGCTACATATTCCGCAGAAGTTGGTAAAGATACTTGGTACTTTTATTTTGATCCGACTACATATGCAATGGAAGTCTATCAGTTTTTTAAAGAAACAAAAGATAGCGGAGAATACATTTTACTTTCTGATTTAGAAACAATAAATGGTGTGAAAATGCCTAAAACCAGAGCATGGTATTATAATAAAGATAATGGCTACTTAGGAACCGATATCTTATCTTCACAAAAATAA
- the aspS gene encoding aspartate--tRNA ligase, protein MYRSHSCGELNASHINTEVTLAGWVQKSRDKGFMIWVDLRDRYGVTQLMFDEERTPKEMMEKAKSLGREFVIQVTGTVIERESKNDKMATGAVELLVSKLEILNASITPPFTIEDKTDGGEDIRMKYRYLDIRRNPVKDSLIFRHKVAMEVRKYLSDEDFIEVETPYLIKSTPEGARDFVVPSRMNEGQFYALPQSPQTFKQLLMVGGMDKYFQIVKCFRDEDLRADRQPEFTQIDCEMAFVEQEDILNIFEGLTRHLLKEVNNVEVEKFPRMLYDDAMKLYGNDKPDIRFGMEFGELNAVTQHKDFGVFNSAELVVGIAVPGGNAYTRKEIDNIIKWVKRPQVGALGMIYARVNEDGSFKSSVDKFYDQEDLAKWAEITGAKPGDLICVLSGETNKVRAQLSALRMELAERLGLRDPKVFAPLWVIDFPLLELDEETGHYHAMHHPFTSPKPGQMELLDTDPGAVKANAYDLVLNGNEIGGGSIRIHDKQMQATMLKHLGFSEEDARAQFGFLMDAFEYGAPPHGGLAFGLDRLVAILGGQETIRDFIAFPKNNSGRDVMIDAPAFIDDEQLKELSLRLNIKA, encoded by the coding sequence ATGTATAGAAGTCATTCTTGTGGCGAGTTAAACGCATCGCATATAAATACAGAAGTTACCTTAGCGGGTTGGGTACAAAAAAGCCGTGATAAAGGGTTTATGATTTGGGTAGATTTACGTGATAGATACGGAGTTACGCAATTAATGTTTGATGAAGAGCGTACGCCAAAGGAAATGATGGAGAAAGCAAAATCTCTTGGTAGAGAATTTGTGATTCAGGTTACAGGAACCGTTATTGAGCGTGAGTCTAAAAATGACAAAATGGCTACTGGTGCTGTAGAATTGTTGGTTTCTAAATTAGAAATCTTAAACGCATCTATTACGCCTCCTTTTACTATTGAAGATAAAACGGATGGTGGAGAAGATATCCGTATGAAATACAGATATTTAGACATTAGAAGAAATCCTGTTAAAGACAGTTTAATTTTCCGTCATAAAGTGGCAATGGAAGTTCGAAAATATCTTTCTGATGAAGACTTTATTGAAGTAGAAACGCCTTATTTAATAAAATCTACACCAGAAGGCGCAAGAGATTTTGTGGTGCCAAGTAGAATGAATGAAGGTCAGTTTTATGCGTTACCTCAATCTCCACAAACCTTTAAACAATTGTTGATGGTTGGTGGAATGGATAAATATTTTCAGATTGTAAAATGCTTTAGAGATGAAGATTTACGTGCAGACAGACAACCAGAATTTACCCAAATTGACTGTGAAATGGCATTTGTTGAGCAAGAGGATATTTTAAATATTTTTGAAGGATTAACGCGTCACTTACTAAAAGAAGTGAATAATGTTGAGGTGGAGAAATTCCCAAGAATGTTATATGACGATGCAATGAAATTGTATGGAAATGACAAACCAGATATCCGTTTTGGAATGGAGTTTGGCGAGTTAAACGCAGTTACGCAGCACAAAGATTTTGGTGTTTTTAATAGCGCAGAATTGGTAGTTGGTATTGCTGTACCTGGAGGAAACGCATACACAAGAAAAGAAATAGACAATATTATTAAGTGGGTTAAGCGTCCGCAAGTTGGTGCTTTAGGAATGATTTACGCACGTGTAAACGAAGATGGATCTTTTAAATCTTCTGTAGATAAATTCTACGACCAAGAAGATTTAGCGAAGTGGGCAGAAATTACCGGTGCAAAACCTGGTGATTTAATCTGTGTTTTATCTGGAGAAACTAATAAAGTAAGAGCACAATTATCTGCTTTGCGTATGGAATTAGCAGAACGTTTAGGTTTAAGAGATCCTAAAGTATTTGCTCCGCTTTGGGTAATTGACTTTCCTTTATTAGAGTTAGATGAAGAAACTGGGCATTACCATGCAATGCATCACCCGTTTACATCACCTAAACCTGGTCAGATGGAATTATTAGACACAGATCCTGGTGCTGTAAAAGCAAATGCGTACGATTTGGTGTTAAACGGAAATGAAATTGGAGGTGGTTCTATTAGAATTCACGACAAGCAAATGCAAGCAACTATGTTGAAGCATTTAGGTTTTTCTGAAGAAGATGCCAGAGCTCAATTTGGTTTCTTAATGGATGCTTTTGAATACGGAGCACCTCCTCACGGTGGATTGGCTTTTGGATTGGATAGATTGGTTGCTATTTTAGGCGGACAAGAAACCATTAGAGACTTTATTGCATTCCCAAAAAACAATTCTGGTAGAGATGTTATGATTGATGCACCTGCATTTATTGATGATGAACAACTGAAAGAGTTAAGCCTTCGCTTAAACATAAAAGCATAA
- the rsmI gene encoding 16S rRNA (cytidine(1402)-2'-O)-methyltransferase, giving the protein MSKLYLVPTPIGNLEDMTFRAVRILKEVDFILAEDTRTSGKLLKHFEIATQMHSHHMHNEHKSVKGIVQRIQNGETCALISDAGTPAISDPGFLLTRACVENNIEVDCLPGATAFVPALVNSGLPNDKFVFEGFLPVKKGRLTRFLLLAEETRTMIFYESPHKLVKTLGHFVEYFGADRQVSVSRELTKMFEETIRGTATEVLAHYTAKPPKGEIVVIVEGKSSK; this is encoded by the coding sequence ATGAGTAAATTATATTTAGTACCAACACCAATAGGTAATTTAGAAGATATGACTTTTAGAGCAGTACGAATTCTAAAAGAAGTAGATTTTATTTTAGCGGAAGACACGCGTACAAGTGGTAAACTTTTAAAACACTTTGAGATTGCTACACAAATGCACAGTCACCACATGCATAATGAACATAAATCTGTAAAAGGAATTGTGCAAAGAATACAAAACGGAGAAACTTGCGCTTTAATTTCAGATGCCGGAACACCTGCAATTTCAGATCCTGGTTTCTTACTAACCAGAGCTTGTGTAGAAAATAATATTGAGGTAGATTGTTTACCTGGAGCAACAGCTTTTGTGCCTGCTTTGGTAAATTCTGGGTTGCCAAATGATAAGTTTGTGTTCGAAGGTTTTTTACCTGTAAAAAAAGGAAGACTAACTCGATTTTTATTATTAGCGGAAGAAACAAGAACGATGATTTTTTACGAATCTCCACATAAATTAGTAAAAACACTTGGGCATTTTGTAGAATATTTTGGAGCTGATAGACAAGTTTCTGTAAGTAGAGAATTAACAAAAATGTTCGAAGAAACCATTAGAGGAACTGCAACCGAAGTTTTGGCTCATTATACAGCAAAACCACCAAAAGGAGAAATTGTTGTAATTGTAGAAGGGAAATCTTCTAAGTAA